The Micrococcales bacterium genome includes a window with the following:
- a CDS encoding ABC transporter ATP-binding protein, with the protein MGGGPGGLGMTLPSEKARDFKGTFKRLLRRLRPERLVIAVVLGLAVVSVFFQVLGPWLLGQATNVIFGGVVGKMIPPGVSKEQAVAGLRAQGETAQADMLASMTLTDGVDFTKLGRIIALVVVVYFISSVFSWGQNYLMAGVTQRMMYRLREDVDVKLGRLPLKYFDTHPRGDLLSRVTNDIDNIATTMQQTMTQAITSIMTVLGVLAMMFWISPILALVSLLTVPLSFAVTLFIAKRSQGQFVGQWKWTGVVNGHIEEMFTGHELVKVFGHRHKAIEEFDAANEKMYAASFRAQFISGIIQPAMMFIANLNYVAIAVIGGIRVASGTMSLGDVQAFIQYSRQFTMPITQLASITNLLQSGIASAERVFELLDAQEQSPEVAEQRLERPRGHVEFRGVSFRYDADKPLIEDLDLEVQPGEAVAIVGPTGAGKTTLVNLLMRFYDVDAGQIVLDGVPTMTMDRDDVRRCFGMVLQDTWLFAGTIRDNIAYGAQGASEEQVMAAAKAARVDHFVRTMPDGYDTLLDDEASNLSAGEKQLLTIARAFLANRPILILDEATSSVDTRTEVLIQQAMATLREGRTSFVIAHRLSTIRDADIILVMDAGRIVEKGTHTELMAAQGFYYDLYQSQFLASFDEAADVSVG; encoded by the coding sequence GCTGCTCGGGCAGGCGACCAACGTCATCTTCGGCGGGGTCGTCGGCAAGATGATCCCGCCAGGGGTGAGCAAGGAGCAGGCCGTCGCCGGGCTGCGCGCGCAGGGGGAGACCGCGCAGGCGGACATGCTCGCGTCGATGACCCTGACCGACGGGGTCGACTTCACGAAGCTGGGCCGGATCATCGCGCTGGTCGTGGTGGTGTATTTCATCAGTTCGGTCTTCTCATGGGGTCAGAACTACCTGATGGCCGGCGTCACGCAGCGCATGATGTACCGGTTGCGCGAGGACGTGGACGTCAAGCTCGGCCGGCTGCCGCTGAAGTACTTCGACACCCACCCGCGCGGCGACCTGCTGAGCCGGGTGACCAACGACATCGACAACATCGCCACCACGATGCAGCAGACCATGACCCAGGCGATCACCAGCATCATGACGGTGCTCGGCGTGCTGGCGATGATGTTCTGGATCTCCCCGATCCTGGCGCTGGTGTCGCTGCTGACCGTGCCGTTGTCGTTCGCCGTCACGCTGTTCATCGCCAAACGCAGCCAGGGGCAGTTCGTCGGGCAGTGGAAGTGGACCGGTGTGGTCAACGGCCACATCGAGGAGATGTTCACGGGCCACGAGTTGGTCAAGGTCTTCGGCCACCGGCACAAGGCCATCGAGGAGTTTGACGCCGCCAACGAGAAGATGTACGCCGCGAGCTTCCGCGCGCAGTTCATCTCCGGGATCATCCAGCCGGCCATGATGTTCATCGCCAACCTCAACTACGTGGCCATCGCCGTGATCGGTGGCATCCGGGTCGCGTCGGGGACGATGAGCCTCGGCGACGTGCAGGCCTTCATCCAGTACTCCCGGCAGTTCACGATGCCGATCACCCAACTCGCGTCGATCACGAACCTGCTGCAGTCCGGGATCGCATCGGCCGAGCGGGTCTTCGAGTTGCTCGACGCGCAGGAGCAGAGCCCGGAGGTGGCCGAGCAGCGGCTCGAGCGCCCGCGCGGGCATGTGGAGTTCCGCGGGGTGTCCTTCCGGTACGACGCCGACAAGCCCCTGATCGAGGACCTCGACCTCGAGGTGCAGCCCGGCGAGGCCGTGGCCATCGTCGGGCCGACCGGCGCGGGTAAGACGACGCTGGTCAACCTGCTCATGCGCTTCTACGACGTGGACGCCGGGCAGATCGTGCTCGACGGGGTGCCGACGATGACGATGGACCGCGACGACGTACGGCGCTGCTTCGGCATGGTGTTGCAGGACACGTGGCTGTTCGCCGGGACGATCCGCGACAACATCGCGTACGGGGCGCAGGGGGCCAGCGAGGAGCAGGTCATGGCCGCGGCGAAGGCGGCGCGGGTCGACCACTTCGTACGCACCATGCCCGACGGGTACGACACGCTGCTCGACGACGAGGCGAGCAACCTCTCGGCCGGCGAGAAGCAGTTGCTCACCATCGCGCGGGCCTTCCTGGCCAACCGGCCGATCCTCATCCTCGACGAGGCGACGAGTTCGGTCGACACCCGCACCGAGGTGCTGATCCAGCAGGCCATGGCGACGCTGCGGGAGGGCCGCACGTCGTTCGTCATCGCGCACCGGTTGAGCACCATCCGCGACGCCGACATCATCCTCGTGATGGACGCCGGGCGGATCGTGGAGAAGGGCACGCACACCGAGCTGATGGCCGCGCAGGGCTTCTACTACGACCTGTACCAGTCGCAGTTCCTCGCCAGTTTCGACGAGGCGGCCGACGTTTCGGTGGGTTAG